The proteins below are encoded in one region of Amycolatopsis magusensis:
- a CDS encoding LysR family transcriptional regulator, translated as MNPRLRAFVAVADHHGFGAAAQHLSITQPALSKQIQALERELGGGTLFSRGRNGAALTEFGAQLLPQARELVETADEFTRRARRLARGASGRLSVGFGLSTLDITPRVIAGFRRSFPDVRISLEDLPSAVQADRLRSRELDVGFVRLPVGDELRQRVLRRDHLAIASPGPIPAEVADWLGEQRLIRLARAKGPGLAAQIDRLCAAWDCRPGTAQETHDLQTVLALVAAGAGCALIPATAARVAPPAVTLTPLDDPAAAWNVGVAWHPAQHTAHVPNFLTLLADSALSARVSRTS; from the coding sequence ATGAATCCCCGCCTGCGTGCCTTCGTCGCGGTCGCCGACCACCACGGCTTCGGCGCGGCGGCGCAGCACCTGTCGATCACCCAGCCCGCGTTGTCCAAGCAGATCCAGGCGCTGGAACGCGAACTCGGCGGCGGCACGTTGTTCAGCCGGGGCCGCAACGGCGCGGCGCTCACCGAGTTCGGCGCCCAGCTGCTGCCCCAGGCCCGCGAACTGGTGGAGACGGCCGACGAGTTCACCCGCCGGGCCCGGCGGCTGGCCCGCGGTGCGTCCGGCCGGCTGTCGGTCGGCTTTGGACTGTCCACACTGGATATCACGCCCCGCGTGATCGCCGGGTTCCGGCGGTCCTTCCCCGACGTCCGGATCAGCCTGGAGGACCTGCCCTCGGCGGTCCAGGCCGACCGGTTGCGCAGCCGGGAGCTGGATGTCGGCTTCGTCCGGCTACCCGTGGGCGACGAGCTGCGTCAGCGCGTGCTGCGCCGTGACCACCTGGCGATCGCCAGCCCCGGCCCGATCCCGGCGGAGGTCGCCGACTGGCTCGGCGAGCAGCGGCTCATCCGGCTGGCCAGGGCCAAGGGCCCGGGCCTCGCCGCCCAGATCGACCGGTTGTGCGCGGCCTGGGACTGCCGGCCGGGCACCGCGCAGGAGACCCACGACCTGCAGACCGTGCTCGCGCTCGTGGCCGCGGGTGCGGGCTGCGCGCTGATCCCCGCCACCGCCGCCCGCGTGGCCCCGCCCGCCGTGACGCTCACCCCGCTCGACGACCCCGCGGCGGCGTGGAACGTCGGCGTCGCCTGGCACCCCGCCCAGCACACCGCCCACGTCCCCAACTTCCTGACGCTGCTGGCCGATTCGGCCCTCTCCGCGCGGGTCAGCCGGACCAGCTGA
- a CDS encoding nitrilase family protein, with protein sequence MTTVVKVAAVQFEHRADDKQYNLERVAHFASEAAAAGARLVVCPEMCLVGYWHLRRHRPEALHALAEPVDGPSVSAVRSLATRLGIGVGAGFLESDGGRLFNSYAVCLPDGTVHVHRKLHAFEHEAISSGDRFTVFDTPWGVRIAILICWDNNLVENVRACALDGATVLIAPHQTGGTASRSPHGMRPIPLTRWENRHTDPAAVEREFRGPNGREWLMRWLPARAHDNGLFLVFSNGVGRDDDEVRTGNAMVLDPYGRILAETWAAGDRLVLADLDLGLVPLSTGRRWLAGRRPELYGSLTRHRGDERDPRTARFATEPVDI encoded by the coding sequence GTGACAACCGTGGTCAAGGTCGCGGCGGTGCAGTTCGAGCACCGCGCCGACGACAAGCAGTACAACCTGGAGCGGGTTGCGCACTTCGCGAGCGAGGCCGCCGCGGCGGGCGCCCGGCTCGTGGTGTGCCCGGAGATGTGCCTGGTCGGCTACTGGCACCTGCGCCGGCACCGTCCGGAGGCGCTGCACGCGCTGGCCGAACCGGTGGACGGGCCGTCGGTGAGCGCGGTGCGTTCGCTGGCGACGCGGCTCGGCATCGGGGTCGGCGCCGGGTTCCTGGAGAGCGACGGCGGCCGGTTGTTCAACTCCTACGCCGTGTGCCTGCCCGACGGGACGGTGCACGTCCACCGCAAGCTGCACGCGTTCGAGCACGAGGCGATCAGCAGCGGCGACCGCTTCACCGTGTTCGACACCCCGTGGGGCGTGCGGATCGCGATCCTGATCTGCTGGGACAACAACCTCGTCGAGAACGTCCGTGCCTGCGCGCTGGACGGCGCGACGGTGCTCATCGCCCCGCACCAGACCGGCGGGACCGCCTCCCGCAGCCCGCACGGCATGCGCCCGATCCCGTTGACCCGCTGGGAAAACCGGCACACCGACCCCGCCGCTGTCGAGCGCGAGTTCCGCGGTCCCAACGGCCGCGAATGGCTGATGCGCTGGCTCCCCGCGCGAGCCCACGACAACGGGCTGTTCCTGGTGTTCAGCAACGGCGTCGGCCGCGACGACGACGAGGTGCGCACCGGCAACGCCATGGTGCTCGACCCCTACGGCCGCATCCTCGCCGAAACGTGGGCGGCCGGGGACCGGCTGGTGCTCGCCGACCTGGACCTCGGGCTGGTCCCGCTGTCCACCGGGCGGCGCTGGCTGGCCGGACGCCGCCCGGAACTGTACGGCAGCCTGACCCGCCACCGGGGCGACGAGCGGGACCCGCGTACGGCCCGCTTCGCCACGGAACCAGTCGACATCTGA
- the rph gene encoding rifamycin-inactivating phosphotransferase has translation MMGFGQIDRTNGPEVGGKGVHLGELSRIDGVSVPDGFCVTTEAYREIVAAAPSIDEQLDRLSQVEPEDRAAIRTLSAQVRDLIEGVELPGDLEAAITGSLARLGDGTACAVRSSATAEDLPTASFAGQQDSYLNIAGPEAVLRHVRRCWASLFTERAVTYRLHNGFDHRDVRMAVVVQRMVFPDVAGILFTADPVTSNRKVATVESGWGLGEALVSGLVNADVHTVRDDQVVTTTIGTKARAILPLPEGGTHETPVEPERQARAALTEAQVLRLVRLGRRIEAYFGRPQDIEWCLAGDEFHIVQSRPITTLFPVPETGDEDNHVYISVGHQQMMTDAMKPLGLSVWQLTTPRPMHEAGGRLFVDVAPALATPAGRKGIMGNAGRSDPLIRDALQTVLDRGDFIPSRPDEEAPPAAGEAPAPLETDPAVVTELIAQNRESVAALRREIHDLSGPALLDFIMADFQELRRILFDRRSHQAIMASMETTWWLNEHLEEWLGEKNAADALTQSVPHNVTSEMGLALLDVADAIRPHAEVVAFLQQVADDEGFLDELAGLPGGRAARDAIQDYLDEYGMRCAGEIDITRPRWSERPAMLVPTILGNIRNFEPGAGKRRFDQGLQEARRKEQEVLTRLRALPGGEAKADETKRMIDRVRTFAGYREYPKYGMVSRYFVYKQALLQEADRLVRAGTLRTREDLFFLRLQEFHEVVRTNQVDHELIRERREAFQTYETLTPPRVLTSDGEAITGEYRRDDVPPGALAGLPVSAGTIEGRARVVVDMARAELEAGDILVTAYTDPSWTPLFVAISGLVTEVGGLMTHGAVIAREYGLPAVVGVEQATSLIRDGQRIRVDGTNGYVELLD, from the coding sequence GTGATGGGTTTCGGGCAGATCGACCGGACGAACGGCCCGGAGGTCGGCGGGAAAGGGGTGCACCTCGGTGAGCTGTCCCGGATCGACGGCGTCTCCGTACCCGACGGCTTCTGCGTGACCACGGAGGCCTACCGGGAGATCGTGGCCGCGGCACCGTCGATCGACGAGCAGCTCGACCGGCTGTCCCAGGTGGAGCCCGAGGACCGCGCGGCGATCCGCACGCTGAGCGCCCAGGTCCGCGACCTCATCGAAGGTGTGGAGCTGCCCGGGGACCTGGAAGCGGCGATCACCGGATCGCTGGCCCGGCTCGGGGACGGGACCGCCTGCGCGGTGCGGTCCAGCGCGACGGCCGAGGACCTGCCGACCGCGTCCTTCGCCGGTCAGCAGGATTCCTATTTGAACATCGCAGGCCCGGAAGCGGTCCTGCGTCACGTCCGGCGGTGCTGGGCCTCGCTGTTCACCGAGCGCGCGGTCACCTACCGGCTGCACAACGGGTTCGACCACCGGGACGTCCGGATGGCCGTGGTGGTGCAGCGGATGGTGTTCCCCGACGTGGCCGGGATCCTGTTCACCGCGGACCCGGTGACGTCGAACAGGAAGGTCGCCACGGTGGAGTCCGGGTGGGGGCTCGGCGAGGCGCTGGTCTCCGGCCTGGTGAACGCGGACGTCCACACGGTGCGCGACGACCAGGTCGTGACCACGACCATCGGCACCAAGGCGCGGGCCATCCTCCCGTTGCCGGAGGGCGGCACCCACGAGACGCCCGTCGAGCCGGAGCGGCAGGCGCGGGCGGCGCTGACCGAGGCCCAGGTCCTGCGCCTGGTGCGGCTGGGACGGCGGATCGAGGCGTACTTCGGCAGGCCGCAGGACATCGAGTGGTGCCTGGCCGGCGACGAGTTCCACATCGTCCAGAGCCGCCCGATCACCACCCTGTTCCCCGTCCCCGAGACCGGCGACGAGGACAACCACGTCTACATCTCCGTCGGCCACCAGCAGATGATGACCGACGCGATGAAGCCGCTGGGGCTTTCCGTGTGGCAGCTGACGACCCCGCGGCCGATGCACGAGGCGGGCGGGCGGTTGTTCGTCGACGTCGCCCCGGCTTTGGCGACGCCCGCGGGCCGCAAGGGCATCATGGGCAACGCGGGCCGGTCCGATCCGTTGATCCGCGACGCCCTGCAGACCGTGCTCGACCGCGGCGACTTCATCCCCTCACGCCCGGACGAGGAAGCACCCCCGGCCGCCGGTGAAGCGCCCGCTCCCCTCGAGACCGATCCCGCCGTCGTCACCGAGTTGATCGCGCAGAACCGGGAGTCCGTGGCCGCCCTGCGGCGCGAGATCCACGACCTGTCCGGGCCGGCGCTGCTCGACTTCATCATGGCCGACTTCCAGGAGCTGCGGCGGATCCTGTTCGACCGGCGGAGCCACCAGGCGATCATGGCGTCGATGGAGACCACCTGGTGGCTCAACGAACACCTCGAGGAATGGCTCGGCGAGAAAAACGCGGCCGACGCGCTCACGCAGTCCGTGCCCCACAACGTCACCTCGGAGATGGGGCTCGCGCTCCTCGACGTCGCCGACGCGATCCGGCCGCACGCCGAGGTCGTGGCCTTCCTGCAGCAGGTGGCCGACGACGAGGGCTTCCTGGACGAACTCGCCGGACTGCCCGGCGGACGAGCGGCCCGCGACGCCATCCAGGATTACCTCGACGAGTACGGCATGCGCTGCGCCGGCGAGATCGACATCACCAGGCCGCGCTGGAGCGAGCGGCCCGCCATGCTCGTGCCGACGATCCTCGGCAACATCAGGAACTTCGAGCCTGGCGCCGGGAAGCGGCGTTTCGACCAGGGCCTCCAGGAAGCGCGGCGGAAGGAGCAGGAGGTGCTGACGCGGTTGCGCGCCCTGCCCGGTGGCGAGGCCAAGGCCGACGAGACCAAGCGGATGATCGACCGCGTCCGCACCTTCGCCGGCTATCGCGAATACCCCAAGTACGGCATGGTCAGCCGCTACTTCGTCTACAAGCAGGCGTTGCTGCAGGAGGCCGATCGGCTCGTCCGGGCCGGTACCCTGCGCACCCGGGAGGACCTGTTCTTCCTGCGGCTCCAGGAGTTCCACGAGGTCGTGCGCACCAACCAGGTGGACCACGAGCTCATCCGGGAGCGGCGTGAGGCGTTCCAGACCTACGAGACGCTCACCCCGCCCCGCGTCCTCACCTCGGACGGCGAGGCCATCACCGGTGAGTACCGGCGCGACGACGTCCCACCCGGCGCGCTGGCCGGACTGCCGGTCTCGGCGGGCACCATCGAAGGCCGGGCCCGGGTCGTGGTGGACATGGCGCGGGCCGAGCTCGAGGCGGGCGACATCCTGGTCACCGCCTACACCGACCCCAGCTGGACGCCGCTGTTCGTGGCGATCTCAGGGCTGGTGACCGAGGTCGGCGGCCTGATGACGCACGGCGCGGTGATCGCCAGGGAGTACGGCCTGCCCGCCGTCGTGGGCGTCGAGCAGGCCACCTCGCTGATCCGCGACGGGCAGCGGATCCGGGTCGACGGGACCAACGGGTACGTCGAACTGCTCGACTGA
- a CDS encoding HAD family hydrolase has translation MTAEDLLTSRDHVVIALDGPVAELPGRNTIAARLRVLVADGRLPRKVARTEDPFAVLAHAATIGPGTERAVYAQLCRLETELAAAARITPGVEEAFAKLATAGTRLTVVSALAVEAVRTILVMHGLDRHVQRIAGRAGPDLENLPPAAGLIIAALRECLVPVEHCLFVGSTDADLTAGRAAGVETVRYRGPGPWFDALDVARSTGERRAY, from the coding sequence ATGACCGCGGAGGATCTGCTCACCAGCCGTGACCACGTAGTGATCGCGCTCGACGGGCCGGTCGCCGAGCTGCCCGGCCGGAACACGATCGCCGCGCGGTTGCGGGTGCTGGTGGCTGACGGGCGGCTGCCGCGCAAGGTCGCACGCACCGAAGACCCGTTCGCCGTCCTCGCGCACGCGGCGACGATCGGGCCCGGCACCGAGCGCGCGGTCTACGCGCAGTTGTGCCGCCTCGAAACCGAACTGGCCGCCGCCGCGCGGATCACTCCCGGGGTCGAGGAGGCCTTCGCCAAGCTGGCCACCGCGGGCACGCGCCTCACCGTGGTCAGTGCTCTGGCCGTCGAGGCGGTCCGCACGATCCTGGTGATGCACGGCTTGGACAGACATGTGCAGCGCATCGCCGGGCGCGCCGGTCCGGACCTGGAGAATCTGCCTCCGGCGGCGGGCCTGATCATCGCCGCGCTGCGGGAGTGCCTCGTACCGGTGGAGCACTGCCTGTTCGTCGGCAGCACGGACGCCGACCTCACTGCCGGGCGTGCAGCGGGAGTCGAGACCGTCCGTTATCGAGGTCCCGGGCCTTGGTTCGACGCGCTGGACGTGGCTCGTTCGACGGGCGAGCGTCGCGCGTACTGA
- a CDS encoding spore photoproduct lyase family protein, with amino-acid sequence MTTQPLLSPTRIYVEPAAAELPRGREVLARFPDADRVEVDSHWRIPELHGDEANARRWVRIKSEALVLGVKKSLSARPNGRSAHFIAPSTANGCAMACAYCYVPRRKGYSNPITVFANIEQITGYLSRHVARQGPMTEPGQIDDEAWVYDIGENSDCSVDALVSDNVRDLVELFRGLPTAKASFATKHVNRDLLDWDPRGRTRVRFSLMPERTAKLLDIRTSPIAERLAALDDFRAAGYEVHVNLSPVVVHDGWLDDWRELLEALGDAASPATREQLAAEVIMLTHNQQLHEVNLRWHPRAEELLWRPGLQEVKRSEGGGVNVRYRHGLKRGLLDELLNLITQHAPYLRVRYAF; translated from the coding sequence GTGACCACCCAGCCGTTGCTCTCGCCCACCCGCATCTACGTGGAGCCCGCCGCCGCCGAGCTGCCACGCGGGCGCGAGGTGCTCGCCCGGTTCCCCGACGCGGACCGGGTCGAGGTCGACAGCCACTGGCGCATCCCCGAGCTGCACGGCGACGAGGCCAACGCCCGGCGCTGGGTGCGGATCAAGAGCGAGGCACTGGTGCTCGGGGTGAAGAAGTCGCTCAGCGCCCGGCCCAACGGGCGCTCGGCCCACTTCATCGCCCCGTCCACGGCCAACGGGTGCGCGATGGCCTGCGCGTACTGCTACGTCCCGCGGCGCAAGGGCTACTCGAACCCGATCACCGTCTTCGCGAACATCGAGCAGATCACCGGCTACCTGTCCCGGCACGTCGCGCGGCAGGGGCCGATGACCGAGCCGGGCCAGATCGACGACGAAGCGTGGGTCTACGACATCGGGGAGAACTCCGACTGCTCCGTGGACGCCCTGGTCAGCGACAACGTGCGTGACCTGGTGGAGCTGTTCCGCGGCCTGCCCACCGCCAAGGCCTCGTTCGCCACCAAGCACGTCAACCGCGACCTGCTCGACTGGGACCCGCGGGGCCGCACCCGCGTGCGGTTCTCGCTGATGCCCGAACGCACCGCGAAGCTCCTCGACATCCGCACCAGCCCGATCGCCGAACGCCTCGCCGCACTGGACGACTTCCGCGCCGCCGGGTACGAAGTGCACGTCAACCTCAGCCCGGTCGTCGTCCACGACGGCTGGCTGGACGACTGGCGCGAACTACTCGAAGCCCTGGGCGACGCGGCTTCGCCCGCCACGCGCGAGCAGCTGGCCGCGGAGGTCATCATGCTCACCCACAACCAGCAGTTGCACGAGGTCAACCTGCGCTGGCACCCGCGCGCCGAAGAACTCCTGTGGCGGCCCGGGCTGCAGGAGGTGAAGCGCAGCGAAGGCGGCGGCGTCAACGTGCGGTACCGGCACGGGCTCAAACGCGGCCTGCTGGACGAGCTGCTGAACCTGATCACCCAGCACGCCCCGTACCTGCGGGTTCGTTACGCCTTCTGA
- a CDS encoding LysR family transcriptional regulator, with protein MDTEAVRSFVLAAEFGQLQHAADELGVTQQAVSKRIAALERELEARLFTRTARGVDLTHDGQAFLPHARSIVAGVDRAAAALRPGARPLRIDVLGLRSAQAVVLHDYWRSHPEIELDVVTLRVNDPRVAAAAVQTGEVDATFRSVLDPATLPRDVRMVHAFDSPLELLVGPRHPLAAASSLTPAELRKQRIWVPGIARESEWADFYDQLATTFDLRIDAAGPNFGNEVLFETLADSADVATLIGARDRYLWPAHHDLRRIPILNPALAYPLSLMYLGTNPHPALRDFLSHLATLAPAPAPSWHPTWATTPSHSGRKQPATWDT; from the coding sequence ATGGACACCGAGGCAGTGCGCTCCTTCGTCTTGGCGGCCGAGTTCGGGCAGTTGCAGCACGCGGCCGACGAGCTGGGCGTGACCCAGCAGGCGGTCTCGAAGCGGATCGCCGCGCTGGAGCGCGAGCTGGAGGCCCGCCTGTTCACCCGGACCGCCCGCGGGGTCGACCTGACGCACGACGGCCAGGCGTTCCTGCCACACGCCAGGAGCATCGTCGCGGGCGTCGATCGCGCCGCCGCCGCGCTCCGGCCGGGCGCGCGGCCCCTGCGGATCGACGTGCTCGGCCTGCGAAGCGCCCAAGCCGTGGTGCTCCACGACTACTGGCGGTCCCATCCCGAGATCGAACTCGACGTGGTCACCCTCCGGGTCAATGATCCCCGCGTGGCGGCCGCCGCCGTCCAGACGGGCGAGGTCGACGCCACGTTCAGGTCGGTCCTCGATCCGGCCACGCTGCCGCGGGACGTGCGGATGGTCCACGCCTTCGACTCCCCGCTCGAGCTGCTCGTCGGCCCGCGGCACCCGCTCGCCGCCGCATCCAGCTTGACCCCGGCAGAACTGCGCAAACAACGGATTTGGGTGCCGGGCATCGCGCGTGAGAGCGAATGGGCGGACTTCTACGACCAGCTCGCCACCACCTTCGACCTCCGCATCGACGCGGCAGGCCCGAACTTCGGCAACGAGGTGCTCTTCGAAACCCTCGCCGACTCCGCCGACGTCGCCACCCTCATCGGTGCCCGCGACCGCTACCTCTGGCCCGCGCACCACGACCTGCGCCGCATCCCCATCCTGAACCCGGCACTGGCCTACCCGCTGTCCCTGATGTACCTCGGCACGAACCCGCACCCGGCGCTCCGGGACTTCCTCTCGCACCTCGCGACCCTGGCGCCCGCACCCGCCCCCTCCTGGCACCCCACCTGGGCCACGACCCCCAGCCACTCGGGTCGGAAACAGCCCGCCACCTGGGATACTTGA
- a CDS encoding TIGR03619 family F420-dependent LLM class oxidoreductase: MRLGFSLPVFGKAAATPGGIARYARAAEQAGAASLWVGDRLLSPVEPEVSYPGYDTMPEEFWTAQDPFVALAVAAAVTETAILGSSTINASQYQPVNFARQLTSIDVASNGRLLPGLGIGWSPDEYAAVGIPMAERGKRLDDLLDLLDAWWTQDVVSHEGIGYTVPRTHVDLKPVRKPPVHLAGFGERAQRRVAERADGWLPVWAVPEQFPADVLTGGLAKIRAGAEKAGRDPQALSVALRVNAAPGTKPELIAESLAKIAPVLEPDHTFVDLTYLTGSVEEHLDLTGRLLELTARG; encoded by the coding sequence ATGCGCTTGGGTTTCAGTCTTCCGGTGTTCGGCAAGGCGGCGGCCACGCCGGGCGGGATCGCGCGGTACGCGCGGGCCGCCGAGCAGGCGGGCGCGGCCAGTCTCTGGGTCGGCGACCGGCTGTTGTCGCCGGTGGAGCCGGAGGTGTCCTACCCCGGTTACGACACCATGCCCGAGGAGTTCTGGACCGCGCAGGATCCGTTCGTGGCGCTGGCCGTCGCGGCGGCGGTGACCGAGACCGCGATCCTCGGGTCCAGCACCATCAACGCCTCCCAGTACCAGCCCGTCAACTTCGCGCGGCAGCTGACCAGCATCGACGTGGCCAGCAACGGCCGCCTCCTGCCCGGGCTCGGCATCGGCTGGTCGCCTGACGAGTACGCGGCCGTCGGCATCCCGATGGCCGAGCGCGGCAAGCGGCTCGACGACCTGCTCGACCTGCTCGACGCCTGGTGGACCCAGGACGTGGTGTCGCACGAAGGCATCGGCTACACGGTCCCGCGCACCCACGTCGACCTCAAGCCGGTGCGCAAGCCGCCGGTGCACCTGGCCGGGTTCGGCGAGCGCGCGCAGCGCCGGGTCGCCGAGCGGGCCGACGGCTGGCTGCCCGTCTGGGCGGTGCCCGAGCAGTTCCCCGCGGACGTGCTCACCGGCGGCCTGGCCAAGATCCGCGCCGGTGCCGAGAAAGCCGGGCGGGACCCGCAGGCGCTGAGCGTGGCGCTGCGCGTGAACGCCGCCCCCGGCACCAAGCCGGAGCTGATCGCCGAGTCGCTGGCGAAGATCGCCCCGGTCCTCGAGCCGGACCACACCTTCGTGGACCTCACCTACCTCACCGGCAGCGTGGAGGAACACCTCGACCTCACCGGCCGCCTGCTCGAACTGACCGCCCGCGGCTGA
- a CDS encoding CGNR zinc finger domain-containing protein, which translates to MTTDPRPLVGEPLALDLLNTWWDTTGELEDLLTDVAGLKIWLDSAGLRVPADEATLEATRDARAALAAARAAEPDLGPLNDVLARGRLKLSVAGTQPRESAEVPDTAWLPGWLAARNYLELLKQEPARIRRCANPQCVLHFFDISKNGKRAWCSMALCGNRAKAARHYSRNRG; encoded by the coding sequence ATGACGACGGACCCGCGCCCGCTGGTCGGCGAGCCGCTGGCGCTCGACCTGCTCAACACGTGGTGGGACACCACCGGCGAGCTGGAGGACCTGCTCACCGACGTGGCCGGGCTGAAGATCTGGCTGGACAGCGCCGGACTGCGTGTTCCGGCCGATGAAGCCACGCTCGAAGCCACCCGCGACGCGCGAGCCGCGCTGGCCGCCGCCCGCGCCGCCGAGCCCGACTTGGGTCCGCTGAACGACGTCCTCGCCCGCGGGCGGCTGAAGTTGTCGGTGGCCGGAACGCAGCCGCGGGAGTCGGCCGAGGTGCCCGACACCGCGTGGCTGCCGGGCTGGCTCGCTGCCCGCAACTACCTGGAGCTGCTGAAGCAGGAGCCGGCCCGGATCAGGCGCTGCGCCAATCCGCAGTGCGTGCTCCACTTCTTCGACATCTCGAAGAACGGCAAACGCGCCTGGTGTTCGATGGCGCTCTGCGGGAACCGCGCGAAAGCGGCGCGGCACTACTCCCGCAACCGCGGCTAG
- a CDS encoding VOC family protein, with translation MTITALQTGHIGLNVTDLGRSRGFYQQVFDFEVLGEGKEPGREFAFLGRDGKLLVTLWQQSEGRFATGQPGLHHLSFQVESIDEVREAERVLRELSVTFHHEGVVPHGEGADSGGIFFTDPDGIRLEIYAPSGAGAAEAPTTGAPTCGFF, from the coding sequence GTGACGATCACCGCCCTGCAAACCGGCCACATCGGCCTGAACGTGACCGACCTCGGCCGCTCACGGGGCTTCTACCAACAGGTCTTCGACTTCGAGGTGCTCGGCGAAGGCAAGGAACCCGGGCGCGAGTTCGCCTTCCTCGGCCGCGACGGCAAGCTGCTGGTGACGCTGTGGCAGCAGAGCGAAGGCCGGTTCGCCACCGGGCAGCCCGGCTTGCACCACCTGTCCTTCCAGGTCGAATCGATCGACGAGGTGCGGGAAGCCGAGCGGGTGCTGCGCGAGTTGTCGGTGACGTTCCACCACGAGGGCGTCGTGCCGCACGGCGAGGGTGCGGACTCCGGCGGCATCTTCTTCACCGACCCCGACGGCATCCGGCTGGAGATCTACGCGCCCAGTGGCGCCGGTGCCGCCGAAGCGCCGACGACCGGCGCGCCGACCTGCGGCTTCTTCTGA
- a CDS encoding pyridoxamine 5'-phosphate oxidase family protein, with protein sequence MADYHHGELAVQDRAGLAAAAEHARPAIRATMPEVAKTFLAAQPVLYLGASDGDRLWGTMLTGPPGFVQATGDGTVRIAARPTPADPLAAALDGVAEVGMIAVEPGRRRRMRVNGRSRPVGDHLEIEVEQVISNCPKYIQQRTPLPAEGPAVRPSAGRGGELGAAQIDRIHAADTFFVATAGIDGAADMSHRGGNPGFVEVTGPTRLSWPDYLGNAMFLTLGNLEEQPAAGLLFPDYTTGSTLHLSGTARVDWSPDRAARYPGAQRVVDFAVTDVVEIQGATTWRWTAPAYSRFNPVIA encoded by the coding sequence ATGGCCGACTACCACCACGGGGAACTCGCGGTGCAGGATCGCGCCGGGCTGGCGGCCGCCGCCGAACACGCCCGCCCGGCCATCCGCGCCACCATGCCCGAAGTCGCGAAGACCTTCCTCGCCGCGCAGCCGGTGCTCTACCTCGGCGCGAGCGACGGCGACCGGCTCTGGGGCACGATGCTCACCGGGCCGCCCGGATTCGTGCAGGCCACCGGGGACGGGACCGTGCGCATCGCCGCCCGGCCCACCCCGGCGGATCCGCTCGCGGCGGCGCTCGACGGCGTCGCCGAGGTCGGCATGATCGCCGTCGAACCGGGCAGGCGCCGCCGGATGCGGGTCAACGGCCGCAGCCGCCCGGTCGGCGACCACCTGGAGATCGAGGTCGAGCAGGTGATCTCCAACTGTCCCAAGTACATCCAGCAGCGGACACCGCTCCCGGCCGAGGGGCCGGCCGTGCGCCCGTCGGCCGGCCGCGGCGGTGAACTCGGCGCGGCGCAGATCGACCGGATCCACGCGGCTGACACATTCTTCGTCGCCACGGCCGGGATCGACGGCGCCGCGGACATGTCCCACCGGGGCGGGAACCCGGGATTCGTCGAAGTGACCGGCCCCACCAGGCTGAGCTGGCCGGACTACCTGGGCAACGCGATGTTCCTGACCCTGGGCAACCTCGAGGAGCAGCCCGCCGCCGGACTGCTCTTTCCCGACTACACCACCGGTTCCACCCTGCACCTGAGCGGAACCGCTCGAGTGGACTGGTCGCCGGACCGCGCCGCCCGGTACCCCGGAGCCCAGCGCGTCGTCGACTTCGCCGTCACCGACGTGGTCGAAATCCAGGGGGCGACCACCTGGCGCTGGACCGCCCCGGCCTACTCCCGCTTCAACCCGG